In a single window of the Entelurus aequoreus isolate RoL-2023_Sb linkage group LG16, RoL_Eaeq_v1.1, whole genome shotgun sequence genome:
- the LOC133631398 gene encoding junctional cadherin 5-associated protein, which produces MYSVEDLLISHGYKLPRSGPPSAAPYDKRPGDCQQELMDNRAAGRGALNGYEAERGASVAGGMYGGRQVPLKGYPGVDNEGGNRRRKEVCVGILGDAQPLGDSLATDSGFYDVPSLTYSEPLSHEERDISYWRRRGQDFSILLDYADGRELRASAGAWRPQALIAAEELRAERKAQQLWEEISWLRDQDTPGQLRVTGERKCQSLGTEEWRPAVGLGRQLSDGDGERWTQDHYRLRTPEGFFNSRSKAKSQSLPRVLSPDGTHSRELIPFRPSIPDRQPRLNSTVFSGPYSRYIYSGAVGRDRWGRNSGPSSHVALLPKPRFSRPVKPPSYEIHQQTRGSAEMLAIDQGLNLRERPIFYSRGGDLRHDYFAQHSLTGMEPPGYIPPPSYKRALPPRSLSINRNEMVSFRWRADSLQPSSDPGRWLTRQTGDSWLEHYGDRGTSYRKQVPSVHEEQPSQARPLPTEEARVKQISGGPGGNSLTDSDKIRNINKEIPSSKNLGQSTHDSAFPPQQGQAVNTVRKTATLTENESSNRWCNRGLNKKSESVGPEQSRSQFFPSSILGKPPPPPCKPPDEAVSETVVEGKKVEQSEPPEKDKSKNLKKRLSETIFCLVSVPVTPQLTGTIRDQNNNNEKSPDPADSPSENKTGHLTNQSLQSTSSAEAELQALTGSIASSKTSSRASSKMFKKLPCRPPKINHYKELKLSGSWPANQYRDQETQTSPEAEKPAPENKEAQEDPVPAATEVPADGGNVVGTAFSFPIKGVKSLKLSSNSAFSLTTPSSNQLNKSTAQSPAVPPSGNIESKPEASGGQDVFEVPEFLLKPIVSQRPWDAVKELEAIQKEVQDQQQPESSKQPSVDKCIEDLNEAYKDILELGAASNKVPNGSVQIPDRIKIRLTSQPLNKPSSLRRSAVSWSVDPDYREVKSAFSRPATKSVTFSKQLREELPVPPRESGFREYRVVPHLSRRRSNDGRTVKLDLPDEPIETPLCDFSPTTRTAAAEVPWADRQPMQDASTLTSPPDYEDICQTLRQPQNSGEANDQAPPQDLDLEEECPICKREMENQLRQGPLPPLHEENSSDSSVNPNGSPPQRAAVESPSEATERNQKPLDSSLNVTGSELITGEGSKKQDSSTQDNLDSVEKIDNALTANADESTMLVTGGPAKEHTFSEEGQKEAIEGKTSERIEAEGEQGREVQSNIMSDDKQEPDRKPFAVPEHRLVLWTHPGRDHPGLPEFPPERLPLSVVPNLDRRLSLSLEGEKKSKPPPDQIEALQNKLAISPGRVAVERLGRMREVDVMYRMRRLSIRSTDSGEGEGEADGDGEDSYNVFASSQSGEKNKEVTQTHEDSDKTAPQHDKSSFRTL; this is translated from the exons ATTCTACGATGTCCCGAGTTTGACCTACTCAGAGCCGCTAAGTCATGAAGAGCGGGACATTTCGTATTGGCGAAGGCGAGGCCAAGACTTCAGCATTCTCCTGGACTATGCCGACGGCAGGGAGCTGAGGGCATCTGCGGGCGCTTGGAGACCACAAGCACTAATAGCAGCAGAGGAACTCAGGGCAGAGAGGAAAGCGCAGCAGTTGTGGGAGGAAATTTCTTGGCTGAGGGACCAAGACACCCCTGGTCAGCTGAGGGTGACAGGGGAGCGGAAGTGTCAGAGCCTAGGTACAGAGGAATGGAGGCCCGCCGTGGGCCTGGGAAGGCAGTTGTCGGACGGTGATGGGGAGAGGTGGACTCAGGACCATTATCGCCTGAGGACACCTGAGGGCTTTTTTAACTCTAGATCAAAAGCAAAGTCTCAGTCTCTTCCTAGAGTTTTGTCGCCTGATGGCACACACAGCAGAGAGCTTATTCCCTTCAGACCAAGCATACCCGACAGACAACCAAGGCTAAACAGCACTGTTTTCTCTGGGCCCTATAGTAGGTATATATATAGTGGTGCTGTTGGCAGGGACCGGTGGGGCAGGAATTCCGGCCCAAGCAGCCATGTTGCACTTTTACCAAAGCCCAGGTTCAGCAGGCCTGTAAAGCCTCCGTCATATGAGATTCACCAGCAGACGAGGGGTAGTGCAGAGATGCTTGCTATAGACCAGGGTCTTAATCTAAGAGAAAGGCCTATCTTTTATTCAAGGGGTGGGGACTTGCGACACGACTATTTTGCACAACATTCTCTCACTGGTATGGAGCCCCCTGGCTACATCCCACCTCCTTCTTATAAAAGAGCCCTGCCCCCAAGAAGTCTTTCAATCAATCGCAATGAAATGGTGAGCTTTAGGTGGAGAGCAGACTCTTTGCAGCCCAGCTCAGATCCTGGAAGGTGGCTAACGAGGCAGACAGGAGATTCATGGCTGGAACATTATGGAGATCGTGGGACGTCCTATCGAAAGCAGGTACCTTCTGTACATGAAGAGCAACCGAGTCAGGCTCGCCCACTACCCACAGAAGAAGCACGAGTTAAGCAAATCTCAGGTGGGCCCGGCGGAAATTCTCTAACTGACTCAGACAAGATCCGCAACATCAACAAAGAGATTCCGTCTTCTAAGAATTTAGGACAATCTACACATGATAGTGCCTTTCCTCCCCAGCAGGGGCAGGCTGTGAACACTGTTCGAAAAACGGCAACGCTTACTGAAAATGAAAGTAGTAATCGATGGTGCAATAGGGGACTGAACAAAAAAAGTGAGAGTGTAGGTCCAGAACAAAGTCGTAGTCAATTTTTTCCATCATCTATTCTTGGTAAACCACCGCCTCCCCCGTGCAAACCGCCTGACGAGGCTGTTTCTGAAACTGTGGTAGAAGGGAAGAAAGTCGAACAGTCTGAACCACCTGAGAAGGACAAGTCCAAGAATTTAAAAAAGAGACTTAGTGAAACCATTTTTTGTTTGGTTTCTGTCCCTGTCACCCCTCAGCTCACTGGTACGATCCGTGATCAGAATAACAACAATGAGAAGTCACCAGACCCAGCTGACAGTCCTAGCGAAAACAAAACTGGCCATTTAACGAACCAAAGTCTCCAAAGCACATCGTCAGCTGAGGCCGAGCTGCAAGCACTCACTGGTAGCATAGCGAGTAGCAAAACCAGCAGCCGAGCAAGCAGTAAAATGTTCAAGAAATTACCCTGTAGACCTCCTAAAATAAACCATTACAAGGAGTTGAAATTGTCAGGATCCTGGCCTGCAAATCAATACCGCGACCAAGAGACACAAACTAGCCCAGAGGCTGAAAAACCTGCCCCTGAAAACAAGGAAGCACAAGAAGACCCGGTCCCTGCTGCTACTGAGGTCCCTGCTGATGGTGGCAATGTAGTGGGCACTGCCTTCAGTTTCCCAATCAAGGGCGTGAAGAGCCTAAAACTTTCAAGCAACAGCGCCTTTTCCCTGACCACACCATCCTCCAACCAGCTGAACAAGAGCACAGCTCAGTCGCCAGCAGTACCACCCTCAGGAAATATTGAGTCCAAACCAGAAGCAAGTGGTGGGCAGGATGTTTTTGAAGTTCCTGAGTTCCTGTTGAAACCAATAGTCAGTCAGCGACCATGGGATGCTGTCAAAGAGCTGGAGGCCATTCAGAAAGAAGTCCAGGATCAGCAACAGCCTGAGAGCAGCAAACAACCCAGTGTTGACAAGTGTATTGAGGACCTTAACGAGGCCTATAAAGACATCTTGGAGCTAGGTGCTGCCAGCAATAAAGTCCCCAATGGTTCTGTTCAAATCCCAGATCGTATCAAAATCCGACTGACGTCCCAGCCTCTCAACAAACCCAGTAGCCTTAGGCGCAGCGCAGTGAGCTGGTCTGTTGATCCAGACTACAGGGAAGTCAAGAGCGCCTTCTCCAGGCCTGCAACAAAGTCAGTTACGTTCAGTAAGCAGCTTAGGGAGGAGCTCCCTGTGCCACCTCGGGAGTCAGGCTTTAGAGAGTACAGGGTTGTTCCGCATCTTTCGCGTAGACGTAGCAATGACGGCAGGACGGTAAAACTGGACCTGCCAGATGAACCCATTGAGACGCCGCTCTGCGACTTCAGCCCAACAACACGCACAGCGGCAGCAGAGGTGCCATGGGCAGACAGACAGCCCATGCAGGATGCCTCCACGCTCACAAGTCCTCCGGACTATGAGGACATATGTCAGACTTTGCGGCAGCCTCAGAATTCAGGGGAAGCCAACGACCAAGCTCCTCCGCAAGACCTGGATTTAGAGGAAGAATGTCCTATTTGCAAAAGGGAGATGGAGAACCAGTTGAGACAAGGACCACTGCCTCCACTCCATGAGGAGAATAGCTCGGATAGCTCAGTTAATCCAAACGGTAGTCCACCACAGCGTGCCGCAGTGGAAAGTCCTTCAGAAGCAACAGAGAGGAATCAGAAACCCCTTGACTCAAGTTTAAACGTGACAGGGTCCGAATTGATAACAGGAGAGGGGAGCAAGAAGCAGGATTCATCAACACAAGACAATTTAGACAGTGTTGAAAAAATAGACAATGCTTTGACAGCCAATGCTGATGAATCCACAATGTTAGTGACTGGTGGGCCGGCAAAGGAACATACTTTTTCAGAGGAGGGACAGAAAGAAGCCATTGAGGGTAAAACATCAGAACGTATCGAAGCTGAAGGTGAACAAGGACGTGAGGTTCAATCCAACATAATGTCTGACGACAAGCAGGAGCCAGACAGGAAGCCATTTGCTGTCCCAGAACACAGACTTGTTCTATGGACCCATCCAGGGCGAGACCACCCAGGGTTGCCAGAGTTTCCGCCTGAGAGACTACCACTTTCAGTCGTCCCAAACCTAGACCGCAGGCTGTCTCTGAGCTTGGAGGGGGAGAAGAAGAGCAAGCCTCCCCCTGATCAAATTGAAGCGTTGCAAAATAAGCTAGCTATTTCCCCAGGACGGGTGGCAGTGGAACGACTGGGCAGAATGCGGGAGGTGGATGTCATGTATCGCATGAGGCGTCTCAGCATCAGGAGTACTGACtctggggagggggagggggaggccgATGGAGACGGTGAGGACTCCTATAATGTCTTTGCCAGTTCTCAGAGTGGTGAAAAGAACAAGGAGGTCACCCAAACTCACGAGGACTCTGATAAAACTGCACCGCAACATGACAAGTCTTCTTTCAG AACGCTGTGA